TCGCCGACGTGGTCGCCGCGCGGATGAGCGAGCGGCCGGTGCGGATCGCGGCGGGAACTTCCTCGGTCACCGTGTCCGTTCTGTACCTGGTGGCGCAGATGGTGGGCGCGGGCAGCCTGGTCGCGCTGCTGCTCGGGGGCACCAGCGAGGCGGCCCAGTCCTGGACCGTCATCGCCGTCGGGGCGCTCATGGTGATCTACGTGTCCCTGGGAGGGATGCGAGCGACCACCTGGATCCAGATCGTCAAGGCGGTCCTGCTGCTGTGCGGGACCATCGCGCTGACCGTGCTCGTGCTGGTGCGGTTCCACGGCGACTTCGACCGGCTCCTGCTCACGGCGGCGGAGCGCAGTGGTCACGGTCAGTCGTTCCTGGCACCCGGTCTGAAGTACGGCGGGGACTGGACCGCCCGCCTCGACTTCATCAGCCTGGGACTCGCCCTCGTGCTCGGTACGGCCGGTCTGCCGCACATCCTGTCCCGCTTCTACACCGTGCCCACGGCACGCGCTGCGCGGCGCTCGGTGGTCTGGTCGATCGGGCTCATCGGCGGCTTCTACCTGATGACGATCGTCCTCGGGTTCGGTGCCGCGGCGATCGTGGGGCCCGAGGCGGTACGGGGATCGAACGCCGCGGGGAACACCGCGGTTCCCCTCCTGGCCCTCGACCTGGGCGGCGGCGCCGGCTCCACGGGAGGAACGGTTCTGTTCGCGATCGTCGCCGCCGTCGCCTTCGCCACGATCCTCGCCGTCGTCGCCGGCATCACGCTCGCCTCCTCGGCCTCCGTCGCCCATGACCTGTACGCCTCACTGCGGCGCCGGCGGGTCAAGCCGCGCAGCGAGGTGGCCGTGGCCAGGACCGCCGCCGTCGGGATCGGCGTGATCGCGATCGCTCTCGGCCTGCTGGCCCGCGACCTCAACGTCGCCTTCCTGGTGGGCCTCGCCTTCGCCGTCGCGGCGTCCGCGAACCTG
This portion of the Streptomyces canus genome encodes:
- a CDS encoding solute symporter family protein: MTGEHQTLALLLFSAFVAVTLGITTWVSRHRHGSAEEFYAGGRLFSPMENGFAIAGDYMSAASFLGISGLIALFGYDGMLYSVGFLVAWLVVLFLVAELVRNCGRFTLADVVAARMSERPVRIAAGTSSVTVSVLYLVAQMVGAGSLVALLLGGTSEAAQSWTVIAVGALMVIYVSLGGMRATTWIQIVKAVLLLCGTIALTVLVLVRFHGDFDRLLLTAAERSGHGQSFLAPGLKYGGDWTARLDFISLGLALVLGTAGLPHILSRFYTVPTARAARRSVVWSIGLIGGFYLMTIVLGFGAAAIVGPEAVRGSNAAGNTAVPLLALDLGGGAGSTGGTVLFAIVAAVAFATILAVVAGITLASSASVAHDLYASLRRRRVKPRSEVAVARTAAVGIGVIAIALGLLARDLNVAFLVGLAFAVAASANLPVLLYSLFWRGFTTRGAVWSVYGGLLPATALVLLSPVVSGSPESLFPGVDFQYFPLQNPGLVSIPLGFVAGWLGTVTSAEVADEAKHAETEVRSLTGAGAV